In the Sulfurospirillum tamanense genome, one interval contains:
- the guaB gene encoding IMP dehydrogenase has product MKIRKRALTFEDVLLVPRYSEVLPKEVNIQTMLSRNIPLNLPIVSAAMDTVTEHRAAIMMARLGGIGIIHKNMDIESQVREVRRVKKSESGIIIDPVSIGPKATIQDALDIMSEYRISGVPVVDKDRYLLGILTNRDLRFENDFTRLVEEAMTKAPLITAPLGCDLDQAERIFHTNKVEKLPIVDEKGRLEGLITIKDLKKRQEYPAANKDSFGRLRAGAAIGVHQYDRAHALAKAGVDVLVLDSAHGHSKGIIDTVKRIKDEIDGVDVIAGNIATAEAALALIEAGVDGIKVGIGPGSICTTRIVAGVGVPQISAIEECASVGRKHGIPVIADGGIKYSGDVAKALAVGASSVMIGSLLAGTDESPGELIVYQGRQYKTYRGMGSIGAMSKGSTDRYFQEGTATDKLVPEGIEGRVPYVGSVKSVVHQMVGGLRSSMGYVGAASLEIFHDKAEFVEITSAGLKESHVHDVIITHEAPNYRVN; this is encoded by the coding sequence ATGAAAATTCGCAAACGAGCACTTACCTTTGAAGATGTTTTACTTGTTCCTCGGTACTCTGAAGTTCTTCCTAAAGAAGTTAATATCCAAACCATGCTCTCACGTAACATTCCCCTTAATCTTCCCATTGTCTCTGCGGCAATGGATACAGTAACAGAACACCGCGCGGCCATCATGATGGCACGCCTTGGCGGGATTGGTATTATTCATAAAAACATGGACATTGAATCGCAAGTGCGCGAAGTGCGCCGTGTGAAAAAAAGTGAAAGCGGGATTATCATAGACCCTGTTTCTATAGGGCCAAAAGCAACCATTCAAGACGCCCTAGACATTATGTCTGAATACCGCATTTCTGGAGTTCCAGTTGTAGATAAAGACCGCTATCTTTTGGGAATTTTGACTAACCGTGATTTGCGCTTTGAGAACGATTTTACCCGTTTGGTGGAAGAAGCCATGACCAAAGCCCCGCTTATTACAGCACCTTTGGGGTGTGATCTTGACCAAGCTGAGCGTATTTTTCACACCAACAAGGTGGAAAAATTGCCTATCGTGGATGAAAAAGGACGGCTTGAGGGGTTGATTACTATTAAAGATTTGAAGAAGCGCCAAGAGTACCCTGCGGCCAACAAAGATAGCTTTGGTCGCTTGCGCGCGGGTGCAGCTATTGGGGTGCACCAATATGACCGTGCCCATGCCCTAGCGAAGGCGGGAGTGGATGTCTTGGTGCTTGATTCGGCCCATGGGCACTCCAAGGGGATTATCGACACCGTTAAACGCATCAAAGATGAGATCGACGGGGTAGATGTGATTGCAGGGAACATTGCTACGGCCGAAGCGGCACTGGCGTTGATTGAGGCAGGAGTGGATGGAATCAAGGTCGGCATCGGGCCAGGTAGTATTTGTACCACGCGCATCGTAGCAGGTGTGGGTGTGCCTCAGATTTCTGCCATCGAAGAGTGTGCGAGCGTGGGGCGAAAACATGGGATTCCTGTGATTGCCGATGGGGGCATCAAATATTCTGGCGACGTGGCAAAAGCATTGGCTGTGGGCGCAAGCAGCGTCATGATTGGAAGTTTGTTAGCCGGAACCGATGAGAGCCCAGGAGAGTTGATTGTTTATCAAGGACGCCAGTACAAAACCTACCGCGGTATGGGAAGCATTGGTGCGATGTCTAAAGGAAGCACAGACCGCTATTTTCAAGAAGGAACAGCGACGGATAAGTTGGTGCCTGAAGGCATTGAAGGGCGCGTTCCTTATGTGGGTAGTGTCAAAAGTGTGGTGCATCAGATGGTGGGCGGACTGCGCTCATCCATGGGGTATGTGGGCGCGGCAAGCTTGGAAATTTTTCATGACAAAGCAGAGTTTGTGGAGATTACGAGCGCGGGGCTTAAAGAGAGTCACGTGCACGATGTGATTATTACCCATGAAGCGCCAAATTACCGTGTCAATTAG
- a CDS encoding carbon-nitrogen hydrolase family protein, whose protein sequence is MSLVAGLQLPTLPMSDAKLDYYFRICAKKGIGIVVLGEYVLNSFFKELSTMPQSMAKEQSNYKIKSLKALSAKYELTVIAPLVLVKKEGFVKVTAKFSPRSTHYYPQHWLIHFKHWNEEKFFLEPEAGYDLPVFVHEGVRYGIVNGFEAYFDAVWAEVDKKRVDAVLMPSVSAFDSGSRWRELLRMRALTHNVYILRTNRIGSYKEKESSWHFYGDSFLVNPHGEIEVSLADKEELLVATIDKALLTEARRVWGWRTQWAKKGVIV, encoded by the coding sequence GTGAGTTTAGTAGCTGGGTTGCAACTCCCCACTCTCCCAATGAGTGACGCGAAATTGGATTATTATTTTCGTATTTGTGCCAAAAAAGGCATTGGCATTGTGGTGTTGGGTGAGTATGTGCTAAACAGTTTTTTTAAAGAACTCTCCACGATGCCTCAAAGTATGGCAAAAGAGCAAAGTAATTACAAAATAAAATCCCTCAAAGCCTTGTCTGCCAAGTACGAATTAACTGTAATCGCGCCCTTGGTGTTAGTCAAAAAAGAGGGGTTTGTTAAGGTGACGGCCAAATTTTCCCCACGGTCTACCCATTACTATCCACAGCATTGGCTCATCCATTTCAAGCATTGGAACGAAGAAAAGTTTTTTTTAGAGCCTGAGGCGGGCTATGATCTTCCCGTATTTGTACACGAAGGCGTGCGCTATGGGATTGTCAATGGGTTTGAAGCGTACTTTGACGCCGTGTGGGCTGAGGTGGATAAAAAGCGGGTAGATGCGGTGCTGATGCCGAGTGTGTCGGCTTTTGATAGCGGGTCACGTTGGCGGGAATTATTGCGAATGCGTGCACTAACGCACAATGTCTACATTTTGCGCACCAATCGCATTGGAAGCTATAAAGAAAAAGAGAGCAGTTGGCATTTTTATGGAGACAGTTTTTTGGTGAATCCGCACGGTGAAATTGAGGTTTCACTTGCCGATAAAGAAGAACTATTGGTGGCGACAATCGATAAAGCTTTGCTTACTGAAGCGCGGCGTGTCTGGGGATGGCGCACGCAATGGGCAAAAAAAGGAGTAATTGTATGA
- the xseB gene encoding exodeoxyribonuclease VII small subunit: protein MAENFETKLQEAKQILEKLNAPEMTLEESVEAYKKGMKALQEASKMLENAKLAFEHAKGEIA from the coding sequence ATGGCTGAAAATTTTGAAACAAAATTGCAAGAAGCAAAGCAGATTTTAGAAAAACTCAACGCGCCTGAAATGACGCTAGAAGAGAGTGTGGAGGCCTATAAAAAAGGGATGAAAGCCTTGCAGGAAGCTTCCAAGATGTTAGAAAATGCCAAGTTGGCGTTTGAGCACGCCAAGGGAGAGATCGCGTGA
- a CDS encoding HesA/MoeB/ThiF family protein: MNYFTRQVQLWGEEVQASLTTKRIAIIGSGGLGSSLGIGLGSSGIGEIHLVDFDTVSLHNIHRQIAFKLEDENKPKAKVLGSLLEARYGGVKVVPHLMDFDTFTCKGIEVDLILDATDNLPTRAAINAYAKRVSTPWIYGSVEAFNGQVCFFEKSSFDAFKVLNKTPEGIAAPIVMHIASLQANLALRYLAGLSVKKDVLYYLYFDAAGELIHQTFSMPV, translated from the coding sequence ATGAACTATTTTACGCGGCAAGTGCAACTTTGGGGGGAAGAGGTGCAGGCCTCTTTGACGACCAAGCGCATTGCGATTATCGGAAGCGGAGGCTTGGGCAGTTCACTGGGTATAGGATTAGGAAGTAGCGGTATTGGCGAGATTCATTTGGTCGATTTTGACACAGTAAGTTTGCACAACATTCACCGCCAAATCGCGTTTAAGTTGGAAGATGAAAACAAGCCTAAAGCCAAGGTGCTAGGTTCACTTTTAGAAGCACGCTATGGTGGCGTGAAAGTAGTGCCCCATTTGATGGACTTTGATACCTTTACATGTAAAGGGATAGAAGTAGATTTGATTTTGGATGCGACAGACAACCTTCCTACGCGCGCGGCCATTAATGCGTACGCTAAGCGCGTCAGTACCCCGTGGATTTACGGCTCCGTAGAAGCGTTTAATGGCCAAGTTTGTTTTTTTGAAAAAAGCAGTTTTGATGCTTTTAAGGTGCTAAACAAAACACCCGAAGGGATTGCTGCACCTATTGTTATGCACATTGCTTCTTTGCAGGCTAATTTGGCATTGCGCTATTTGGCGGGGTTGAGTGTGAAAAAAGACGTGTTGTATTACCTCTATTTTGACGCAGCAGGGGAATTGATTCACCAAACCTTTTCCATGCCTGTTTAA
- the gatA gene encoding Asp-tRNA(Asn)/Glu-tRNA(Gln) amidotransferase subunit GatA — protein MTLKEAMALPKEELAALRATLKDNITKNAALGAYVEQLTGEPLNTLGEGIPIAIKDNIQVKGWNVTSASKILQGYVAPYNATVIDNLLKHGLAPFGRTNMDEFAMGSSTETSYYGKTKNPHNHACVPGGSSGGSAAAVAGGLAIAALGSDTGGSIRQPAAFCGCVGMKPTYGKVSRYGLGAFSSSLDQIGPITQNVEDAAILYDILAGHEERDSTSARMAHEAVSAALNPDRKLTIAVIENFLEGAAPSIQEKMQEGIKALESQGHTIVYKNLMNTKYDVATYYVIATAEASANLSRYDGVRYGNRAEAASLKEMYLKTRSEGFGDEVKRRILLGTFVLSSGYYDAYYIKAQKARHLIKENYEAIFEEADLIFMPVTPTPAFEFGSISDPLEMYLSDIYTISINLAGLPALALPLGMSQEGLPIGGQLVAKAYAEQTLFDGALSLERALTR, from the coding sequence ATGACATTAAAAGAAGCTATGGCGCTTCCCAAGGAGGAGCTTGCTGCTTTGCGCGCAACACTCAAAGACAACATCACAAAAAATGCTGCCTTGGGTGCCTATGTGGAGCAATTGACGGGTGAACCGCTTAATACCCTTGGTGAGGGTATCCCCATTGCCATTAAAGACAACATTCAAGTTAAGGGCTGGAACGTTACCAGCGCGTCTAAAATTTTGCAAGGTTATGTTGCACCTTACAACGCAACAGTGATAGATAATCTTCTTAAGCATGGGTTGGCGCCCTTTGGTCGTACAAACATGGATGAGTTTGCTATGGGAAGCTCCACAGAAACTTCTTACTACGGCAAAACAAAAAATCCCCACAACCACGCATGTGTCCCTGGAGGCAGTAGTGGCGGAAGTGCCGCTGCGGTTGCTGGTGGCCTTGCCATTGCAGCACTTGGGAGCGACACAGGCGGGAGCATCCGTCAGCCTGCAGCATTTTGTGGATGCGTAGGGATGAAACCCACCTATGGAAAAGTGAGCCGCTATGGCTTGGGTGCTTTTTCAAGTTCCCTTGACCAAATCGGACCCATTACTCAAAACGTCGAAGATGCAGCTATTTTGTATGACATCCTAGCAGGACACGAAGAGAGAGATTCCACAAGTGCACGCATGGCGCATGAAGCCGTGAGTGCCGCACTTAACCCTGATCGCAAACTCACCATTGCCGTCATTGAAAATTTCCTCGAAGGGGCAGCGCCTTCTATTCAAGAAAAAATGCAAGAAGGCATCAAAGCTCTTGAATCTCAGGGGCATACGATTGTTTACAAAAACCTTATGAATACTAAGTATGATGTGGCAACCTACTATGTCATTGCCACCGCCGAAGCTAGCGCTAACCTTAGTCGCTACGATGGCGTGCGCTATGGTAACCGCGCAGAAGCCGCGAGTTTAAAAGAAATGTACTTAAAAACCCGCAGTGAAGGTTTTGGGGACGAGGTAAAACGTCGCATTTTGTTGGGAACTTTTGTGCTTAGTAGTGGCTACTATGATGCTTACTACATCAAAGCACAAAAAGCACGCCACTTGATTAAAGAGAATTACGAGGCTATTTTTGAAGAAGCCGATTTAATTTTTATGCCAGTAACCCCTACACCCGCTTTTGAATTTGGTAGCATTAGCGATCCTTTGGAAATGTATTTAAGTGACATTTATACCATTTCGATTAACCTCGCTGGACTTCCTGCCTTGGCGCTTCCTTTGGGGATGAGCCAAGAGGGATTGCCTATTGGTGGGCAATTGGTCGCAAAAGCATACGCAGAACAAACCCTATTTGACGGTGCGCTTTCACTTGAACGCGCGCTTACACGCTAA
- a CDS encoding succinyldiaminopimelate transaminase: MHFEPYPFEKLELLLAECTSPCTLSPIALTIGEPQFSTPLFIQETLAKEASLLNKYPKTAGEEGLRQAQREFMQRRFGVPLEEGMLLPTFGTREVLFNFPQYALFDVPHPVMGFVNPFYQIYEGAAIAARARVVHLELREENGFLPVCDPAVLKDCDLIILNSPSNPTARVMDLEALKPWARLAVEQDVVVLNDECYSEIYTSTPPPSLLEAAKAIGNTTYRNTLVVNSISKRSCAPGLRSGFIAGDKKLLEGYAKYRTYVGCASPLPLQMAAIAAWRDEAHVEEARRVYAQNMALAREILGITPSEATFYLWLYVRDGEAFAKALYEAQRVKVLPGSYLGRGGMGHAYVRIALVETPDRVREALERIRDFLKGWA; the protein is encoded by the coding sequence ATGCACTTTGAACCTTATCCTTTTGAAAAACTTGAGTTGCTTTTAGCTGAGTGTACCTCCCCTTGTACCCTTTCGCCCATTGCATTAACCATAGGCGAACCTCAATTTTCAACGCCACTGTTTATCCAAGAGACTCTTGCTAAAGAGGCCTCTTTGCTCAATAAATACCCCAAAACAGCAGGAGAAGAGGGCCTAAGACAAGCCCAGCGGGAATTCATGCAACGCCGCTTTGGTGTGCCCCTTGAAGAGGGGATGCTTTTGCCCACCTTTGGCACCCGTGAAGTGCTGTTTAATTTTCCCCAATACGCGTTGTTCGATGTGCCTCATCCTGTGATGGGATTTGTGAACCCGTTTTATCAGATTTACGAAGGCGCCGCCATCGCCGCGCGTGCACGGGTTGTGCATTTAGAACTACGAGAAGAAAACGGTTTTTTGCCCGTGTGCGACCCTGCTGTGTTAAAGGATTGCGATTTGATTATCCTCAACTCACCCTCCAATCCAACAGCCCGTGTGATGGACCTTGAAGCTTTAAAACCTTGGGCCCGCTTGGCGGTAGAACAAGATGTAGTGGTGCTAAATGACGAGTGCTACAGCGAAATCTACACCAGCACACCACCCCCTTCACTCCTCGAAGCGGCCAAAGCCATTGGCAATACCACGTACCGCAACACCTTGGTGGTCAACTCCATCTCTAAGCGCAGTTGTGCCCCCGGGCTTCGTTCGGGCTTTATTGCGGGAGATAAGAAGTTGTTAGAGGGATACGCGAAGTACCGCACCTACGTGGGATGTGCTTCGCCTTTGCCCTTGCAAATGGCGGCCATTGCGGCATGGAGGGACGAAGCCCACGTGGAAGAGGCGCGCAGGGTTTACGCGCAAAACATGGCACTGGCTCGTGAGATTTTAGGCATCACGCCCTCGGAAGCCACCTTTTACCTGTGGTTATATGTAAGGGATGGCGAAGCCTTTGCTAAAGCGCTCTACGAAGCTCAAAGGGTCAAAGTGTTGCCCGGAAGCTACCTTGGACGCGGTGGAATGGGACATGCTTACGTACGCATAGCGTTGGTTGAAACCCCAGATCGGGTGCGAGAAGCGCTGGAGAGAATACGAGATTTTTTAAAAGGGTGGGCGTGA
- a CDS encoding resistance to Congo red protein, producing the protein MLNLAQPVSLWVVFGAIGAVVLMIGVGIMLVNKKRIKDMK; encoded by the coding sequence ATGCTTAACCTTGCACAGCCTGTGAGCTTATGGGTGGTGTTTGGCGCGATTGGCGCGGTTGTATTGATGATTGGTGTTGGGATTATGTTGGTTAATAAAAAGAGAATCAAGGATATGAAATGA
- the metX gene encoding homoserine O-acetyltransferase MetX gives MKIRTKTEHFTNPLYLESGRILEPFDLTYETYGELNADKSNAVVVCHALTGSHHAAGRYENETKPGWWDGIIGDGKAIDTTRYCVICVNTLGSCFGSTGPMSPRFPSSEPYRLKFPVVTITDMVRAQRFLFDRLGIHKAHAVIGGSLGGMQALCFAIEHPNFSGRIISLASTYATQPWAIAFNKIAMEAVLNDPRFKEGQYDPKEIQEDGLVSLALGRMAGHISFLSPDSMAKKFGRNYVDTDGLYELFGRFQVERYLEYNGHNFSKRFDPLSYLYIIKAMNIFDATRNFESLHDSLSHVRAKLTLIGFRGDLLFLPEEMATIKKTMDDLGRAHLAEYIEIDSKYGHDAFLVELDKIDMHIKRALEAKA, from the coding sequence GTGAAAATACGTACCAAAACAGAGCATTTTACCAATCCGCTTTACCTAGAAAGTGGGCGGATTTTAGAACCTTTTGATTTGACTTACGAAACTTACGGGGAGCTCAATGCGGACAAGTCTAATGCAGTTGTGGTATGTCATGCCCTCACAGGCTCCCACCATGCTGCAGGACGCTATGAAAACGAAACCAAGCCCGGTTGGTGGGATGGCATCATCGGAGATGGTAAAGCCATAGATACAACGCGGTATTGTGTTATTTGTGTGAATACACTTGGGAGCTGTTTTGGTTCTACTGGCCCCATGTCCCCACGTTTTCCAAGCAGCGAGCCCTACCGTTTGAAATTTCCCGTGGTGACTATTACAGATATGGTGCGCGCCCAACGGTTTTTATTTGACAGGCTTGGGATTCATAAGGCCCATGCTGTCATTGGGGGCTCTTTGGGAGGGATGCAAGCGCTTTGTTTTGCGATTGAGCACCCTAATTTTTCTGGACGCATTATTTCTTTGGCCTCAACCTACGCTACGCAACCTTGGGCGATTGCCTTTAATAAAATTGCTATGGAAGCCGTACTGAATGACCCTAGATTTAAAGAGGGGCAATACGACCCCAAAGAGATTCAAGAAGATGGACTGGTGAGTCTTGCTCTTGGGCGCATGGCGGGTCATATTAGTTTTTTAAGCCCTGATTCGATGGCGAAAAAATTTGGCCGCAATTACGTAGACACAGATGGTTTGTATGAGCTTTTTGGTCGCTTTCAAGTGGAGCGGTATTTGGAGTACAACGGCCACAACTTTTCTAAGCGCTTTGACCCTTTAAGTTACTTGTACATCATTAAAGCGATGAATATTTTTGATGCGACGCGCAACTTTGAATCGTTGCACGATTCACTCAGTCATGTGCGCGCCAAATTGACGTTGATTGGTTTTCGGGGAGATTTGTTGTTTTTACCTGAAGAGATGGCAACCATTAAAAAAACCATGGACGATTTGGGGCGTGCGCATTTGGCAGAATATATTGAGATAGACAGCAAATACGGACACGACGCTTTTTTAGTAGAACTTGATAAAATCGATATGCACATCAAGCGTGCGTTGGAAGCAAAGGCATAA